ACCTTCGCTCGATTGCAGCCCGATATCATTCACATCAATTGCTGTACACCCTGGGCTTGCGCGATCGGTCTAACAGCCGCATTGATGATTCCAAATACCAGAGCGGTTCGAGTGGATCAATTACCTCTCAGGACGACTGATGCGATCGAGCTTTGGCGCACTCGATTTCTATCCTTGCGGCTTGATGCTCATGTTGCCGTAGGAAAGAAGAGCGCTCAACGCATGGAGGACTTTTACGCGCTCGGCCGCAATTCAGTAATCTCGATTCCGAATGGTGTACCGGATTTAGGAGAAGCTCAATTAGTCACAGCAGACACCATGACCGTCGGAAGCATCGGGCGATTAGATGCAATGAAAGCGCATGAAATTTTATTGAAAGCGATCGCTCAAACTGAGAACATCAATGCGGTGATTTTAGGTGAAGGGTCAGAGCGATCGAACTTAGAACAACTGGCAATTGATCTAGGTATTCAAGAGCGAGTTCAGCTTTTAGGGTGGGTGGACAATCCGCGATCGTATCTATCAAAATTCGATGTAGTGGCAATGCCTTCTCGCTCAGAAGGCTTTCCTTTAGCAATGGTCGAAGCCATGTTAGCGGCTCGTCCGGTGATTGCTACACGAGTTGGAAGTATGCCCGAAGCGGTGATTGATGGTGTAACGGGATGGTTGATCGAAAAGAACGCTGTGGATGGATTGGTAAAAGCTTTAATGCGATCGCGAGATGATGTTCCTCTACGTCTGCAAATGGGGCAACAAGCCAGACAAATGGCACTATCGAATTACACGGTTGAAGCAATGACCAAACAATATGAGCAACTTTGGCAGGAATTGAGAGGGAAGGCACGATCGCCTAGATTTCGGGTTTCTCGCCCGAAGGATTAACGTCAGTTCGATGAGTTTTTTCGCTTCGATTTGAGCCGCTCTGCCCCCTAAATCCCCCATTTTGGGGGACTTAGAGAATCGCGATTCCCCAAATTTAAGCGCCTTCTAAGCTTCAAAGTCCCCCACTCGTGGAGGATTTAGGGGGCTACCCGCAGATCCAAACGCGGCCAAGACTTGTATCGAACTGACGTTAATTTACAAATTAATAGAGAATCGAGAATTAATGCTCAAAATCGAATCGTGAACGGAATTGCAACAGTCACAAAACAAGATAGAACATCACTAGCTAATAGATGAATGAATTGGAGGGACGGGGAAATGTTTCATCTATTATTCAAGTTCTTTGGAGTTCACCACTCATCCGCAGAATTGGAAAACTTCAGACCAGCGAATCCTTTGTTTGCTCCAAGGCGCTTTGAAGGGCAAGCGATCGTGAACGAAGTACTAATCCCCAATCGGCAGGGGTCGGATCGGTAACACCTTGATCATCGCACCGTTGAACTTTGTGCCAGTTACTTAAGCAGAGAGTGAGAAGATCCAGCATCTCCCCACTCTAGAAGCTGTTTAGTTAGCTAACCTGACGATTT
The genomic region above belongs to Cyanobacteria bacterium FACHB-DQ100 and contains:
- a CDS encoding glycosyltransferase; translation: MLKVVVYTDSEGIGGAEISLGHLVATTSADVTVVGVSETVVNAIAHDRPKFILPKTLFSHWLTFARLQPDIIHINCCTPWACAIGLTAALMIPNTRAVRVDQLPLRTTDAIELWRTRFLSLRLDAHVAVGKKSAQRMEDFYALGRNSVISIPNGVPDLGEAQLVTADTMTVGSIGRLDAMKAHEILLKAIAQTENINAVILGEGSERSNLEQLAIDLGIQERVQLLGWVDNPRSYLSKFDVVAMPSRSEGFPLAMVEAMLAARPVIATRVGSMPEAVIDGVTGWLIEKNAVDGLVKALMRSRDDVPLRLQMGQQARQMALSNYTVEAMTKQYEQLWQELRGKARSPRFRVSRPKD